Proteins co-encoded in one Bacillus paramycoides genomic window:
- a CDS encoding spore germination protein, with protein MKVGDKMPSIVEGVIIENCNGTINLGDKYNVQPIEKTKAYNGSGSSNTAIKVQTFNGVSTADVGDSDVNDQGIQFTL; from the coding sequence ATGAAAGTAGGTGACAAAATGCCGTCAATTGTGGAAGGTGTTATTATTGAAAACTGTAACGGGACGATTAATTTAGGAGACAAATATAACGTGCAGCCGATTGAAAAAACGAAAGCTTATAATGGATCGGGGTCATCGAATACAGCAATAAAAGTACAGACATTTAATGGCGTTAGTACAGCAGATGTAGGGGATAGCGATGTGAATGATCAGGGAATACAATTTACTTTATAA
- the cydA gene encoding cytochrome ubiquinol oxidase subunit I: MSDVLLLSRFQFAITIFYHFLFVPLTIGLVILVACMETQYARTLNPTYRKMANFWGKLFTINFVMGIITGITMEFQFGTNWSEYSKYMGDIFGSPLAIEALVAFFLESTFMGIWLFGKDKISPKFRAFCMWMVALGTNISALWIITANGFMQNPVGYVVRNGRAELNDFWALVTNPYAWNMFFHTVVGCYIVGAFFVMAISAYHLLRKNEVEFFKKSFKFGLMLGLFAATITPFMGHQSGVSAAKYQPAKGAAMEAVWETGKGQGFSIVQIPDVKNEKNFEFLTIPKLGSFFYTNSFDGEIVGLKDIPKEDRPNVNLVYYSFRLMVALGMFFMALTWYGFYLNRKGKLESSKRYLKVTIWSVLLPYIAINAGWIVAEVGRQPWTVYKLMRTAESVSPISVPQIWFSLISLILFYTLLLIADVYLMLKFAKKGPAALEEPATEGGTAHVS, from the coding sequence ATGTCCGACGTTCTGTTACTGAGTCGTTTTCAATTTGCAATTACTATTTTTTATCACTTTTTATTTGTACCTTTGACAATCGGACTTGTTATTTTAGTGGCATGTATGGAAACGCAATACGCCCGCACATTGAATCCAACATATCGCAAAATGGCAAACTTCTGGGGTAAATTATTTACAATTAACTTCGTCATGGGGATTATAACCGGGATTACGATGGAATTCCAATTTGGAACAAACTGGTCTGAGTACTCCAAATATATGGGAGATATTTTCGGATCCCCTCTCGCAATCGAAGCACTCGTTGCCTTCTTCTTAGAATCTACTTTCATGGGAATATGGTTATTCGGTAAAGACAAAATTTCACCAAAGTTCCGTGCTTTCTGTATGTGGATGGTTGCACTTGGAACAAATATTTCCGCACTTTGGATTATTACAGCAAACGGCTTTATGCAAAATCCGGTTGGCTACGTCGTACGTAACGGTCGCGCTGAATTAAATGATTTCTGGGCACTCGTTACGAATCCATATGCTTGGAATATGTTCTTCCATACTGTAGTTGGTTGTTATATCGTTGGCGCTTTCTTCGTTATGGCAATTAGTGCCTATCATTTATTACGCAAAAATGAAGTGGAATTCTTCAAAAAATCATTTAAGTTTGGTTTAATGCTAGGCTTATTCGCCGCAACAATTACACCGTTTATGGGACATCAATCTGGTGTATCAGCAGCTAAATATCAACCAGCTAAAGGAGCTGCGATGGAAGCTGTTTGGGAAACTGGAAAAGGACAAGGCTTCTCGATTGTTCAAATTCCTGATGTGAAAAACGAAAAGAACTTTGAGTTCCTTACGATTCCGAAACTAGGAAGTTTCTTCTATACAAATTCATTTGATGGCGAAATTGTTGGTTTAAAAGATATCCCGAAAGAAGATCGTCCAAACGTTAACCTCGTGTACTATAGCTTCCGCTTAATGGTTGCACTTGGTATGTTCTTTATGGCATTAACTTGGTATGGCTTCTATTTAAACCGAAAAGGAAAACTAGAAAGCTCAAAACGTTATTTAAAAGTTACAATATGGTCTGTTTTACTACCATATATCGCAATTAACGCTGGTTGGATTGTTGCCGAAGTAGGTCGTCAACCATGGACAGTTTATAAACTAATGCGTACAGCAGAATCTGTATCACCTATATCTGTTCCGCAGATTTGGTTCTCTTTAATTAGTTTAATATTGTTTTATACTCTACTCTTAATTGCAGACGTATATTTAATGCTGAAGTTCGCGAAAAAAGGACCTGCTGCATTAGAAGAGCCTGCTACTGAAGGAGGTACAGCACATGTCTCATGA
- a CDS encoding S-layer homology domain-containing protein, which produces MGFKKLMLTGALVATTAFTSIGTAEASASFKDVPNNHWSYKAIMDLANKNVVSGYGNGIFGFGDDVTREQVAALMFRHLKPTVKEQYNNPYKDVTDRSTMFKKEILALTEMGIFVGDNTGKFRPKDSLTREEMAQILTRGFQLQIRGDHNFPDVDRNGWANPAITAIKSNYITAGTGDGTFAPKMHVSREQYVQFLYNATLPFEERPGAKQPQPKPEVKPDPKRFANCKEANDAGYYDITRDSPYYGKHLDRDGDGIACEKNKKGK; this is translated from the coding sequence ATGGGATTTAAAAAACTAATGTTAACAGGTGCACTTGTTGCAACTACAGCATTTACTTCAATTGGAACAGCGGAGGCAAGCGCAAGTTTTAAAGATGTTCCAAACAATCATTGGTCTTATAAAGCGATCATGGATTTAGCAAATAAAAACGTTGTTTCTGGATACGGAAATGGGATTTTTGGATTTGGTGATGATGTAACGCGTGAGCAAGTTGCAGCTCTTATGTTCCGTCATTTAAAACCGACTGTAAAAGAACAGTATAACAATCCGTATAAAGATGTTACGGACCGTTCAACTATGTTTAAAAAAGAGATTCTTGCTTTAACAGAGATGGGTATATTCGTTGGTGATAACACAGGGAAATTTAGACCGAAAGATTCGTTAACTCGTGAAGAAATGGCACAAATTTTGACAAGGGGATTCCAATTGCAAATAAGAGGGGATCATAATTTCCCGGATGTAGATAGAAATGGATGGGCGAATCCTGCGATTACTGCAATTAAATCAAATTATATTACGGCTGGAACTGGTGATGGTACATTCGCACCTAAAATGCATGTAAGTCGTGAGCAATACGTTCAGTTCTTATATAATGCAACGTTACCATTTGAAGAAAGACCAGGAGCAAAACAACCACAACCGAAACCAGAAGTAAAACCTGATCCGAAACGCTTTGCTAACTGTAAAGAAGCAAATGATGCTGGATATTATGATATTACAAGAGACAGCCCGTATTATGGTAAGCATTTAGATCGTGATGGCGATGGAATTGCTTGTGAGAAAAACAAAAAAGGTAAATAA
- the cydB gene encoding cytochrome d ubiquinol oxidase subunit II, translating to MSHDMLAIIWFGLWGVIWTVYFILDGYALGNGMIFPFVTKDRQERNQLQEAIGPFWGGNEVWLITAGGATFAAFPVTYANMFSYLYTPLFLVLLALFARAAGLEFMHKDDSPIWQKTCKWAFAIGSFLIAFLFGVTFANLYYGLQIGKNGYEGNLLSLLNHYGILGGLFFTAIFVVSGALWVMIKTTGEVSDRAYKIARPFSMVAAIILAIFYVATSNRTNLFQNFTEYPVLFILPVLAMLMSVLALIMVYKHKIGLAFTFVCLTIAMFMTTGFAGMFPRMLPSRINDAYSTTLYNAAGSQLNLKIMFFVAMVMVPIVIGYQLWSYSIFKNKIHKDSAKGYH from the coding sequence ATGTCTCATGATATGCTCGCAATTATCTGGTTCGGTTTATGGGGCGTGATTTGGACAGTTTACTTCATTCTTGATGGGTATGCACTTGGTAACGGAATGATTTTTCCTTTCGTTACGAAAGATCGACAAGAACGAAATCAATTACAAGAAGCAATTGGCCCGTTCTGGGGTGGTAACGAAGTGTGGTTAATTACAGCTGGTGGTGCAACATTTGCTGCCTTCCCAGTCACCTATGCAAATATGTTTAGTTATTTATATACACCGTTATTCTTAGTATTACTTGCACTATTTGCTCGTGCTGCTGGACTTGAATTCATGCATAAAGACGATTCACCAATTTGGCAAAAAACTTGTAAATGGGCATTTGCAATTGGTAGTTTCCTAATCGCTTTCTTATTCGGTGTTACGTTCGCTAACCTTTATTACGGACTACAAATCGGAAAAAATGGCTATGAAGGAAATTTACTTAGCTTACTAAATCATTACGGCATTTTAGGAGGGTTGTTCTTCACTGCTATATTCGTCGTATCTGGTGCCCTTTGGGTTATGATTAAAACGACTGGTGAAGTATCCGACCGTGCTTATAAAATCGCAAGACCATTTTCAATGGTAGCTGCTATCATTTTAGCTATTTTCTATGTAGCAACTTCCAATCGTACTAATTTATTCCAAAACTTTACAGAATATCCGGTACTATTCATTCTTCCAGTACTTGCAATGTTAATGAGTGTACTCGCACTTATTATGGTGTACAAACATAAAATCGGCCTTGCATTCACATTCGTTTGCTTAACAATCGCAATGTTTATGACAACTGGCTTTGCGGGCATGTTCCCAAGAATGTTACCATCTCGTATTAATGATGCTTATAGTACAACGTTATACAACGCAGCTGGTAGTCAATTAAACTTAAAAATTATGTTCTTCGTTGCAATGGTTATGGTACCAATTGTTATTGGATATCAACTTTGGAGCTACAGTATCTTTAAAAATAAAATTCATAAAGACTCTGCTAAAGGGTATCACTAA